The following proteins come from a genomic window of Micromonospora echinofusca:
- the rpmI gene encoding 50S ribosomal protein L35, with product MPKMKSHTGMGKRVKVTGKGKIVAQQAGLRHNLEKKPSTQTRRLTGTVVLAKADVKRIKKLLGR from the coding sequence ATGCCGAAGATGAAGAGCCACACGGGGATGGGCAAGCGGGTCAAGGTGACCGGCAAGGGCAAGATCGTTGCCCAGCAGGCCGGCCTCCGGCACAACCTGGAGAAGAAGCCCTCCACCCAGACCCGTCGGCTGACCGGCACCGTGGTGCTGGCCAAGGCCGACGTCAAGCGCATCAAGAAGCTGCTCGGCCGCTGA
- a CDS encoding phosphoribosyl-ATP diphosphatase yields MKTFEELFAELQAKAAAGTPGSGTVAALEKGVHFIGKKVVEEAAESWMAAEHEGPERTAEEISQLLYQVQVLMLASGLDLKDVYRHL; encoded by the coding sequence GTGAAGACGTTCGAGGAGTTGTTCGCCGAGCTGCAGGCCAAGGCCGCTGCGGGCACCCCCGGCTCGGGCACGGTCGCCGCGCTCGAGAAGGGCGTGCACTTCATCGGCAAGAAGGTCGTCGAGGAGGCGGCCGAGTCGTGGATGGCCGCCGAGCACGAGGGACCGGAGCGTACGGCGGAGGAGATCTCCCAGCTGCTCTACCAGGTCCAGGTGCTGATGCTGGCCAGCGGTCTCGACCTGAAGGACGTCTACCGACATCTGTGA
- the hisG gene encoding ATP phosphoribosyltransferase, translating to MLRVAIPNKGTLAEPAAQMLREAGYRQRTDPKDLVCRDEANDVEFFYLRPKDIATYVGSGDLDLGITGRDLLIDSGAPAEEVVDLAFGRATFRFAARPDDIASVRELGGHRIATAYPGLVERHLTELGLEAEVIRLDGAVENAVRLGVADVVADVVETGATLRQAGLVVFGEPLLRSSAVLVRRAAAESHPQSAQLLRRLHGVLVARRYVMLAYDVPAGLLDRASSLTPGIESPTVSPLHREGWVAVQAMVLRDDVHRIMDELYELGARAILVTNIHACRL from the coding sequence ATGCTGCGTGTCGCCATCCCCAACAAGGGCACCCTGGCCGAGCCGGCCGCCCAGATGCTGCGCGAGGCGGGCTACCGTCAGCGCACCGACCCGAAGGACCTCGTCTGCCGCGACGAGGCGAACGACGTCGAGTTCTTCTACCTGCGCCCGAAGGACATCGCTACCTACGTCGGCTCCGGCGACCTGGACCTGGGCATCACCGGCCGGGACCTGCTGATCGACTCCGGCGCCCCCGCCGAGGAGGTCGTCGACCTCGCCTTCGGCCGGGCCACCTTCCGCTTCGCCGCCCGCCCCGACGACATCGCCTCGGTGCGGGAGCTGGGCGGGCACCGCATCGCCACCGCGTACCCGGGGCTGGTCGAGCGGCACCTCACGGAGCTGGGGCTCGAGGCCGAGGTGATCCGCCTCGACGGCGCGGTGGAGAACGCCGTACGCCTCGGCGTCGCCGACGTGGTCGCGGACGTGGTGGAGACGGGCGCCACGCTGCGCCAGGCCGGCCTGGTGGTCTTCGGCGAGCCGCTGCTGCGCTCGTCGGCGGTGCTGGTGCGCCGCGCCGCCGCCGAGAGCCACCCGCAGTCCGCGCAGCTGCTGCGCCGGCTGCACGGGGTGCTGGTCGCCCGCCGCTACGTGATGCTCGCCTACGACGTGCCCGCCGGCCTGCTCGACCGGGCCAGCTCGCTGACCCCGGGCATCGAGTCGCCGACCGTCTCGCCGCTGCACCGCGAGGGCTGGGTGGCGGTGCAGGCGATGGTGCTCCGCGACGACGTGCACCGGATCATGGACGAGCTGTACGAGCTCGGCGCCCGCGCGATCCTGGTCACCAACATCCACGCCTGCCGGCTGTGA
- a CDS encoding TrmH family RNA methyltransferase, with translation MQSPSRGRRLDAVSGPFTPRTPRVVAARRLQRRRDREAAGRFLAEGPQAVREALARPGVVTELFGTPAALDRHADLAAVAARADVPVSEATDEALAALAETVAPQGLVAVCRHLDVPLERALADGPRLVAVLAGIRDPGNAGTVLRTADAAGASAVVFAGEAVDPYNGKCVRASAGSLFHVDVVRAPDPVEVVAALRAAGLTVLATTGYGEDDLDDLADEGRLAAPTAWLFGSEAHGLPEALTAAADARVRVPLHGRAESLNLAAAAAVCLYASARAQR, from the coding sequence ATGCAGTCACCATCGCGCGGGAGACGCCTCGACGCTGTCTCCGGCCCCTTCACCCCGCGTACGCCGCGGGTGGTCGCCGCCCGACGGTTGCAGCGCCGCCGGGACCGCGAGGCCGCCGGCCGCTTCCTGGCCGAGGGGCCGCAGGCGGTCCGCGAGGCCCTGGCCCGCCCGGGGGTGGTCACCGAACTCTTCGGTACGCCCGCCGCCCTGGACCGCCACGCCGACCTGGCCGCCGTCGCGGCCCGCGCCGACGTGCCCGTCTCCGAGGCGACCGACGAGGCGCTCGCCGCGCTGGCCGAGACCGTGGCCCCGCAGGGCCTCGTCGCCGTCTGCCGGCACCTCGACGTGCCCCTGGAGCGGGCCCTGGCCGACGGGCCCCGCCTGGTGGCGGTGCTCGCCGGGATCCGTGACCCGGGCAATGCCGGCACCGTGCTGCGCACCGCCGACGCCGCGGGCGCCAGCGCGGTCGTCTTCGCCGGTGAGGCCGTCGACCCGTACAACGGCAAGTGCGTGCGGGCCTCGGCCGGCAGCCTCTTCCACGTCGACGTGGTCCGCGCCCCCGACCCGGTGGAGGTCGTCGCGGCGCTGCGCGCCGCCGGGCTCACCGTCCTCGCCACCACCGGCTACGGCGAGGACGACCTCGACGACCTGGCCGACGAGGGGCGGCTGGCCGCCCCCACCGCGTGGCTCTTCGGCTCCGAGGCGCACGGCCTGCCCGAGGCGCTCACCGCCGCCGCCGACGCCCGGGTCCGGGTACCCCTGCACGGGCGCGCCGAGAGCCTGAACCTGGCTGCGGCCGCCGCGGTCTGCCTGTACGCTTCAGCGAGAGCGCAGCGGTGA
- the pheS gene encoding phenylalanine--tRNA ligase subunit alpha produces the protein MSYRNDPYDPKQVALLDPAALAEAVAAAEKAFAEAADPDALTALRPAHLGDRSPISLARREIGALPPAAKSDAGKRVNEARRAVEAAYAARQEVLDREQAQRVLVEERVDVTLPNDRRPRGARHPISTLMEQVSDLFVGMGYEVAEGPEVELEWTNFDALNIPADHPARGLMDTFHVAPPEGTEGSGLVLRTHTSPVQARTMLTRKPPIYVIVPGRVYRTDELDATHAPVFHQVEGLVVDRGITMAHLRGTLDHFARAMFGAGAKTRFRPHYFPFTEPSAEFDVWFPEHRDGPRWVEWGGCGMVNPRVLRACGIDPEVYSGFAFGMGIDRTVMFRHGVSDMRDMAEGDVRFTRAFGVGA, from the coding sequence ATGAGCTACCGCAACGATCCGTACGATCCGAAGCAGGTCGCCCTGCTCGACCCGGCCGCCCTGGCCGAGGCCGTCGCCGCCGCCGAGAAGGCGTTCGCCGAGGCCGCCGACCCCGACGCGCTGACCGCGCTGCGCCCGGCGCACCTCGGCGACCGGTCGCCGATCTCGCTGGCCCGCCGCGAGATCGGCGCGCTGCCGCCGGCCGCGAAGTCCGACGCCGGCAAGCGGGTCAACGAGGCCCGCCGCGCCGTCGAGGCCGCGTACGCCGCCCGCCAGGAGGTGCTGGACCGGGAGCAGGCGCAGCGGGTGCTGGTGGAGGAGCGCGTCGACGTGACGCTGCCGAACGACCGGCGGCCCCGCGGTGCCCGGCACCCGATCAGCACGCTGATGGAGCAGGTCAGCGACCTGTTCGTCGGCATGGGCTACGAGGTGGCCGAGGGGCCCGAGGTCGAGTTGGAGTGGACCAACTTCGACGCCCTCAACATCCCCGCCGACCACCCGGCGCGCGGCCTGATGGACACCTTCCACGTCGCGCCGCCGGAGGGCACGGAGGGCTCCGGCCTGGTGCTGCGTACGCACACCTCGCCGGTGCAGGCGCGCACCATGCTGACCCGCAAGCCGCCGATCTACGTGATCGTGCCGGGCCGGGTCTACCGCACCGACGAGCTGGACGCCACCCACGCGCCGGTCTTCCACCAGGTGGAGGGCCTCGTGGTCGACCGGGGCATCACCATGGCGCACCTGCGCGGCACCCTGGACCACTTCGCCCGGGCGATGTTCGGCGCGGGCGCGAAGACCCGCTTCCGGCCGCACTACTTCCCGTTCACCGAGCCGTCCGCCGAGTTCGACGTCTGGTTCCCCGAGCACCGCGACGGCCCGCGCTGGGTCGAGTGGGGCGGCTGCGGCATGGTCAACCCGCGGGTGCTGCGCGCCTGCGGCATCGACCCCGAGGTCTACTCCGGATTCGCGTTCGGCATGGGCATCGACCGGACGGTGATGTTCCGGCACGGGGTCAGCGACATGCGGGACATGGCCGAGGGCGACGTGCGGTTCACCCGCGCGTTCGGGGTCGGGGCGTAG
- a CDS encoding nucleotide sugar dehydrogenase: MSEDPPITTVDVCIVGGCGRVGLPLGIAFASRGLSVVLYDINADAVDTVNAARLPFAEPGAAEALAEAVAAGRLRASTDPASVGASEHLVVVVGTPVDEHLNPDLGAVPRALERCAEHLRDGQLVVLRSTVYPGVTALTEKLLAGKGIRADVAFCPERIAEGRAMTELFTLPQIVAARTPGALARAEKLFRHLTSQIVPLEPEEAELAKLFTNTWRYIKFATANQFWMMANDFGLDFARIRHAVAHDYPRAADLPMPGFAAGPCLFKDTMQLAAFNRNNFVLGHSAMLINEGLPLYLVSRLEDRFDLSELTVGILGMAFKGGSDDPRESLAYKLRKILALKTRETLCTDPHVVDERFVDLDEVLRRADLLVIAAPHEQYARLETDKPIIDMWGLTGQGVRV; this comes from the coding sequence ATGTCCGAGGATCCGCCGATCACCACCGTCGATGTCTGCATCGTGGGCGGCTGCGGGCGGGTGGGGCTGCCGCTGGGCATCGCCTTCGCCTCGCGCGGCCTCTCCGTCGTGCTGTACGACATCAACGCCGACGCGGTCGACACCGTCAACGCGGCCAGGCTGCCCTTCGCGGAGCCCGGCGCGGCCGAGGCGCTCGCGGAGGCGGTGGCCGCCGGCCGGCTGCGCGCCAGCACCGACCCGGCCAGCGTCGGCGCCTCCGAGCACCTCGTCGTGGTGGTCGGCACCCCGGTCGACGAGCACCTCAACCCGGACCTGGGCGCCGTGCCCCGGGCCCTGGAGCGCTGCGCCGAGCACCTGCGCGACGGGCAGCTCGTCGTGCTGCGCAGCACCGTCTACCCCGGGGTCACCGCGCTGACCGAGAAGCTGCTCGCCGGCAAGGGCATCCGCGCCGACGTGGCGTTCTGTCCGGAGCGCATCGCCGAGGGGCGGGCGATGACGGAGCTGTTCACGCTGCCGCAGATCGTCGCCGCCCGTACGCCGGGGGCGCTCGCCCGCGCCGAGAAGTTGTTCCGGCACCTCACCAGCCAGATCGTGCCGCTCGAGCCCGAGGAGGCCGAGCTGGCGAAGCTGTTCACCAACACGTGGCGCTACATCAAGTTCGCCACCGCCAACCAGTTCTGGATGATGGCCAACGACTTCGGTCTGGACTTCGCCCGGATCCGGCACGCCGTGGCGCACGACTACCCGCGCGCGGCGGACCTGCCGATGCCCGGGTTCGCGGCCGGGCCGTGCCTGTTCAAGGACACCATGCAGCTGGCCGCGTTCAACCGGAACAACTTCGTGCTCGGCCACTCCGCCATGTTGATCAACGAGGGACTGCCGCTCTACCTGGTGTCCCGCCTGGAGGACCGCTTCGACCTGTCCGAGCTGACCGTGGGCATCCTCGGGATGGCCTTCAAGGGCGGAAGCGACGATCCCCGGGAGAGCCTGGCGTACAAGCTGCGCAAGATCCTGGCGCTGAAGACCCGCGAGACGCTCTGCACGGACCCCCACGTGGTCGACGAGCGGTTCGTCGACCTGGACGAGGTGCTGCGCCGGGCCGACCTGTTGGTGATCGCCGCCCCGCACGAGCAGTACGCCCGCCTGGAGACCGACAAGCCGATCATCGACATGTGGGGCCTGACCGGGCAGGGGGTGCGGGTGTGA
- the rplT gene encoding 50S ribosomal protein L20 — translation MARVKRAVNAQKKRRTLLETASGYRGQRSRLYRKAKEQVLHSMQYAYRDRRDRKGDFRQLWIQRINAGARANGMTYNRLIQGLRLAGIEVDRKILADLAVNDAAAFAAIVELARAAVAAEGTGGAAAQAA, via the coding sequence ATGGCACGCGTCAAGCGGGCTGTGAACGCCCAGAAGAAGCGCCGTACCCTGCTGGAGACCGCGAGCGGCTACCGCGGTCAGCGCTCCCGCCTCTACCGCAAGGCCAAGGAGCAGGTGCTGCACTCGATGCAGTACGCCTACCGGGACCGTCGCGACCGCAAGGGCGACTTCCGGCAGCTGTGGATCCAGCGGATCAACGCGGGCGCCCGCGCCAACGGGATGACCTACAACCGCCTGATCCAGGGCCTGCGCCTGGCCGGCATCGAGGTCGACCGCAAGATCCTGGCCGACCTGGCCGTCAACGACGCTGCCGCCTTCGCGGCGATCGTCGAGCTGGCCCGGGCCGCGGTCGCGGCCGAGGGCACCGGCGGCGCGGCGGCCCAGGCCGCCTGA
- a CDS encoding DMT family transporter produces the protein MSHPPTAAGAAAPSAVSRALPPWAALTLVTLAGVASAAQGAANAELGERAGNATLGAVVNNLGGALLVGLGVLALPSARTGLAALRRARLPWWTYLGGLGGAAIVLAGAYIVPVLGVAVFTIAQVAGGSLGGLAVDRAGLAPVGRLALTRARVAGALLGVAAVTLAQLGQPVGDLALGLVLLAVAGGLGVALQSALNARVSAASSAAAGMVVNFATATPVVLLVAALAGALTGPRPTWPGDWYLYTGGLLGVVIVAALLVGVPVVGVLRTGLALVAGQLGGALLLDALLPGGPGLRLPVLAGALLTLTAALVAGRGRGRRGPGKAAPPVERVAARERPGAGGRLVG, from the coding sequence GTGAGCCACCCGCCCACGGCGGCGGGCGCCGCGGCGCCGTCGGCGGTGTCGCGCGCCCTGCCGCCGTGGGCGGCGCTGACCCTGGTCACCCTCGCCGGCGTCGCCTCGGCGGCCCAGGGCGCGGCCAACGCCGAGCTGGGCGAGCGGGCCGGCAACGCGACCCTCGGCGCGGTGGTCAACAACCTCGGCGGGGCCCTGCTGGTGGGCCTCGGGGTGCTGGCGTTGCCGTCGGCCCGCACCGGCCTCGCCGCGCTACGCCGGGCCCGGCTGCCCTGGTGGACGTACCTGGGCGGGCTCGGCGGGGCGGCGATCGTGCTGGCCGGCGCGTACATCGTGCCGGTGCTCGGGGTGGCGGTCTTCACCATCGCCCAGGTCGCCGGCGGCAGCCTCGGCGGGCTGGCCGTCGACCGGGCCGGGCTGGCACCCGTGGGACGGCTGGCGCTCACCCGGGCACGGGTGGCCGGGGCGCTGCTCGGCGTGGCGGCCGTGACGCTGGCCCAGCTCGGCCAGCCCGTCGGCGACCTCGCCCTCGGTCTGGTCCTGCTCGCCGTGGCCGGCGGGCTGGGCGTCGCGCTCCAGTCCGCGCTGAACGCACGCGTCTCCGCCGCCAGCTCTGCCGCCGCCGGGATGGTGGTCAACTTCGCTACGGCCACGCCCGTCGTACTGCTGGTCGCGGCGCTGGCCGGGGCCCTCACCGGGCCGCGCCCGACCTGGCCGGGCGACTGGTACCTCTACACCGGCGGCCTGCTCGGCGTCGTCATCGTGGCGGCCCTGCTGGTCGGGGTCCCGGTGGTCGGCGTGCTGCGGACCGGGCTCGCCCTGGTCGCCGGCCAGCTGGGCGGCGCCCTGCTGCTGGACGCGCTGCTGCCGGGCGGCCCCGGCCTGCGGCTGCCGGTGCTCGCCGGGGCGCTGCTCACCCTGACGGCGGCCCTGGTCGCCGGCCGGGGGCGCGGTCGGCGGGGTCCCGGGAAGGCCGCCCCGCCTGTGGAACGTGTGGCGGCGCGGGAGCGGCCGGGTGCGGGTGGCAGACTGGTGGGGTGA
- the infC gene encoding translation initiation factor IF-3 → MNEQIRAREVRLVGPEGEQVGIVPLERALQLAADVDLDLVEVAPMARPPVCKLMDFGKFKYESALKAREARRNQQQTVIKEMKLRPKIDPHDYETKKGHVVRFLKAGDKVKVTIMFRGREQSRPELGYRLLRRLESEISELGYVEAAPKQDGRNMIMVLAPHRATKAAAVAATATRGGPRERDAEGAPAGEPAAAGDTGTVADNSGE, encoded by the coding sequence GTGAACGAGCAGATCCGGGCACGTGAGGTCCGACTGGTCGGCCCCGAGGGTGAGCAGGTGGGCATCGTCCCGCTGGAGCGCGCCCTTCAGCTGGCCGCGGACGTCGACCTGGACCTGGTCGAGGTTGCGCCGATGGCGCGCCCGCCGGTGTGCAAGCTCATGGACTTCGGCAAGTTCAAGTACGAGAGCGCACTCAAGGCGCGCGAAGCGCGGCGTAACCAGCAGCAGACCGTCATCAAGGAGATGAAGCTCCGGCCGAAGATCGACCCGCACGACTACGAGACCAAGAAGGGTCACGTGGTGCGGTTCCTGAAGGCCGGCGACAAGGTCAAGGTGACGATCATGTTCCGCGGTCGCGAGCAGAGCCGCCCGGAGCTGGGTTACCGGCTCCTGCGCCGGCTCGAGTCGGAGATCTCGGAGCTGGGGTACGTCGAGGCCGCTCCCAAGCAGGACGGTCGAAACATGATCATGGTGCTCGCGCCGCACCGCGCCACCAAGGCCGCAGCGGTCGCCGCCACGGCCACCCGAGGCGGGCCGAGGGAGCGGGACGCCGAGGGCGCCCCGGCCGGCGAGCCCGCAGCGGCCGGTGACACCGGCACAGTCGCCGACAACAGCGGCGAGTAA
- the pheT gene encoding phenylalanine--tRNA ligase subunit beta, producing MRVSVSWLREYVDLPADLPTADLEQALVDLGVEVESVVDLRETVTGALVVGEVREIEELTGFKKPIRFCRVDVGDANGTGEPQEIVCGARNFAPGDRVVVILPGGVLPGGFAIGARKTYGRNSNGMICSARELGLGDDHDGIIVLPGDVPAKPGDDARPVVGLDDVVVELEITPDRGYAMSVRGLARELSHALGVPFRDPGLAPAPGGTDTPAYPVEVRDTVGCDRFAARLVRGVDPAAPTPGWMQRRLTAAGIRCISLPVDITNYVMLELGQPMHAFDADRIAGPLVVRRSEAGEKLTTLDGVTRALAPEDMVICDDTGPISLAAVMGGETSEVVAQTTNVLFEAAHWDPVMVGRTARRHKLFSEAAKRWERGVDPALPLVAIARAVGLLTEHAGGAAGDEILDIDHVRPRTPVVLPVDLPSQRVGVHYPPARVVALLEQVGCTVARGADRLTEDPGEVGVTAGADDALSVTPPTWRPDLTDPADLVEEVVRLDGYDRVPSVLPTAPPGRGLTWQQRRRRAVARALAERGYVEVLAHPFVAPGLADQLGLPADDPRRRAVRLANPLSEEEPLLRTTLLGPLLGIVKRNLGRGQRDLALYEIGAVFHPRTGAGSPPAMGVDRRPTDEEFAAADAVVPEQPRHVAVVLTGDVEPAGWWGAGRPAGWADAVQAGRDVLDAAEVPAERIEVQAAEHAPWHPGRCAELLVDGTVVGYAGELHPAVLAALELPRRTSAMELDLDALPAAPVASAPVVSGFPPALIDVALVVDSSVPAAQVQQALVEGAGGLLEGVRLFDVYASEQLGADRRSLAYKLTFRAPDRTLTVEEAVAARDAAVARAAERFGATLRGA from the coding sequence ATGCGAGTTTCTGTCAGTTGGCTGCGGGAGTACGTCGACCTCCCCGCCGACCTGCCCACGGCCGACCTGGAGCAGGCCCTGGTCGACCTCGGCGTCGAGGTCGAGTCCGTGGTGGACCTGCGGGAGACCGTCACCGGTGCGCTGGTCGTCGGTGAGGTCCGCGAGATCGAGGAGCTGACCGGCTTCAAGAAGCCGATCCGGTTCTGCCGGGTCGACGTCGGCGACGCCAACGGCACCGGCGAGCCGCAGGAGATCGTCTGCGGGGCGCGCAACTTCGCCCCCGGCGACCGGGTCGTGGTGATCCTGCCCGGTGGCGTGCTGCCCGGCGGCTTCGCCATCGGCGCGCGCAAGACGTACGGGCGCAACTCCAACGGCATGATCTGCTCCGCGCGGGAGCTGGGCCTGGGCGACGACCACGACGGCATCATCGTGCTGCCCGGGGACGTACCGGCCAAGCCGGGCGACGACGCGCGGCCCGTCGTCGGGCTCGACGACGTCGTGGTCGAGTTGGAGATCACCCCCGACCGGGGGTACGCGATGAGCGTGCGCGGCCTGGCCCGGGAGCTGTCGCACGCCCTCGGCGTGCCGTTCCGCGACCCGGGCCTGGCGCCCGCGCCCGGCGGCACCGACACGCCCGCGTACCCGGTCGAGGTGCGCGACACCGTCGGCTGCGACCGGTTCGCCGCCCGCCTCGTGCGCGGCGTCGACCCGGCGGCGCCCACCCCCGGCTGGATGCAGCGGCGGCTCACCGCCGCCGGCATCCGCTGCATCTCGCTGCCGGTCGACATCACCAACTACGTGATGCTCGAACTGGGCCAGCCGATGCACGCCTTCGACGCCGACCGGATCGCCGGGCCGCTGGTGGTCCGGCGATCCGAGGCGGGGGAGAAGCTGACGACCCTGGACGGGGTCACCCGCGCCCTCGCGCCCGAGGACATGGTGATCTGCGACGACACCGGCCCGATCTCGCTGGCCGCCGTGATGGGTGGCGAGACCAGCGAGGTCGTCGCCCAGACGACGAACGTGCTCTTCGAGGCCGCCCACTGGGACCCGGTGATGGTCGGGCGCACCGCCCGCCGGCACAAGCTGTTCAGCGAGGCGGCGAAGCGGTGGGAGCGGGGCGTCGACCCGGCCCTGCCGCTGGTCGCCATCGCGCGGGCGGTCGGGCTGCTCACCGAGCACGCCGGTGGCGCGGCCGGGGACGAGATCCTCGACATCGACCACGTGCGTCCGCGTACCCCCGTCGTGCTGCCGGTCGACCTGCCGAGCCAGCGGGTCGGCGTGCACTACCCGCCGGCGCGGGTGGTCGCCCTGCTGGAGCAGGTCGGCTGCACCGTCGCGCGGGGCGCAGACCGGCTGACCGAGGACCCGGGCGAGGTCGGCGTGACCGCCGGTGCCGACGACGCGCTCAGCGTCACCCCGCCGACCTGGCGGCCCGACCTGACCGACCCGGCCGACCTGGTCGAGGAGGTGGTCCGCCTCGACGGGTACGACCGGGTGCCGTCGGTGCTGCCGACCGCGCCGCCCGGACGCGGCCTGACCTGGCAGCAGCGGCGCCGCCGGGCCGTGGCCCGGGCGCTGGCCGAGCGGGGGTACGTCGAGGTGCTCGCGCACCCGTTCGTCGCCCCCGGGCTGGCCGACCAGCTCGGCCTGCCGGCCGACGACCCGCGTCGGCGCGCGGTGCGGCTGGCCAACCCGCTGTCGGAGGAGGAGCCGCTGCTGCGCACCACGCTGCTGGGCCCGCTGCTCGGCATCGTCAAGCGCAACCTCGGCCGGGGCCAGCGCGACCTCGCCCTCTACGAGATCGGCGCGGTGTTCCACCCGCGTACCGGCGCTGGCAGCCCGCCGGCGATGGGCGTGGACCGGCGCCCCACCGACGAGGAGTTCGCCGCCGCCGACGCGGTGGTGCCCGAGCAGCCCCGGCACGTCGCCGTCGTCCTGACCGGCGACGTGGAGCCGGCGGGCTGGTGGGGCGCGGGCCGCCCGGCCGGCTGGGCCGACGCCGTGCAGGCCGGCCGGGACGTACTGGACGCCGCCGAGGTCCCCGCTGAGCGGATCGAGGTCCAGGCCGCCGAGCACGCCCCCTGGCACCCCGGCCGGTGCGCCGAGCTGCTGGTCGACGGCACCGTGGTCGGGTACGCCGGCGAACTGCACCCGGCGGTCCTGGCGGCGCTGGAGCTGCCCCGGCGCACCAGCGCCATGGAGCTCGACCTGGACGCGCTGCCGGCCGCCCCGGTGGCGTCCGCGCCGGTCGTGTCGGGCTTCCCCCCGGCGCTGATCGACGTGGCGCTGGTCGTCGACTCCTCGGTGCCGGCGGCGCAGGTGCAGCAGGCCCTCGTCGAGGGTGCCGGCGGCCTGCTGGAGGGCGTGCGCCTGTTCGACGTGTACGCCTCGGAGCAGCTCGGGGCGGACCGCAGGTCGCTGGCGTACAAGCTCACCTTCCGGGCGCCGGACCGGACGTTGACCGTGGAGGAGGCGGTGGCCGCCCGGGACGCGGCGGTCGCCCGCGCCGCGGAGCGCTTCGGCGCCACCCTGCGCGGCGCCTGA
- a CDS encoding PH domain-containing protein: MSETESVHLRPHRVRLVCWVSAAVLFVVFSLLATTLSGATGNGYGSFQRGDQIAMVGLGILGALALLIFTRPRVDATARGVRVRNLVGSYELPWEVVRGVRFDRGAPWASLELHDDDLLPIVALQAADKERAVEGVRALRRLHQAHQARLAEGATGR, encoded by the coding sequence GTGAGCGAAACCGAGTCCGTCCACCTCCGTCCGCACCGCGTCCGGCTGGTCTGCTGGGTCTCCGCAGCCGTGCTGTTCGTGGTGTTCAGCCTGTTGGCGACGACGCTGAGCGGCGCGACCGGCAACGGCTACGGCAGCTTCCAGCGCGGCGACCAGATCGCGATGGTCGGGCTCGGCATCCTGGGCGCGCTCGCCCTCCTGATCTTCACCCGCCCCCGGGTCGACGCGACCGCGCGGGGCGTGCGTGTCCGCAATCTCGTCGGCTCGTACGAGCTGCCGTGGGAGGTCGTCCGGGGCGTCCGCTTCGACCGGGGCGCGCCGTGGGCCAGCCTGGAGCTGCACGACGACGACCTGCTGCCGATTGTCGCACTCCAGGCCGCCGACAAGGAGCGGGCCGTGGAAGGGGTCCGCGCCCTGCGCCGGCTGCACCAGGCGCACCAGGCCCGGCTCGCCGAGGGCGCCACCGGCCGCTGA
- the ribH gene encoding 6,7-dimethyl-8-ribityllumazine synthase: MAGFGEPGVTAVDAAGMTVGVVAARWHGELTDHMLDRAVAAAEACGARAVTARVAGSVELPVVAQALARRCDVVVALGVVVRGATAHFDYVCRSVTDGLTRVALDEGKPVAHGVLTVDTLAQARDRAGLPGSAEDKGWSATVAALDAALTIRDLAGNGHRVGFGG, from the coding sequence GTGGCGGGTTTCGGTGAACCGGGAGTGACGGCGGTCGACGCCGCCGGGATGACCGTCGGCGTGGTCGCGGCCCGCTGGCACGGCGAGCTGACCGACCACATGCTCGACCGGGCGGTCGCCGCCGCCGAGGCGTGCGGGGCCCGGGCGGTCACCGCACGGGTGGCCGGCTCGGTCGAGCTGCCGGTGGTGGCCCAGGCCCTCGCGCGGCGCTGCGACGTCGTGGTCGCCCTCGGTGTGGTGGTGCGGGGCGCCACGGCCCACTTCGACTACGTCTGCCGGTCCGTGACGGACGGGCTGACCCGGGTGGCGCTGGACGAGGGCAAGCCGGTCGCGCACGGCGTGCTGACCGTCGACACCCTCGCGCAGGCCCGGGACCGCGCCGGGCTGCCCGGCTCGGCGGAGGACAAGGGCTGGTCGGCCACCGTCGCCGCCCTGGACGCCGCGCTGACGATCCGCGACCTCGCCGGCAACGGCCACCGGGTCGGCTTCGGCGGCTGA